One stretch of Candidatus Nezhaarchaeales archaeon DNA includes these proteins:
- a CDS encoding polyprenyl synthetase family protein, protein MNNALNEYFNAKIKELSERVNNALNEYFNAKIEEARRISVNHYEYYSKLKDFVLRGGKRLRPVSLIMAYKGIKGVIDEGVVRASLCVELLHNSSLIHDDIMDRDEYRRGEPTFHALYREWYRRVKAELNEHFGVSMGILGGDSLFNMGFEILSNAPFHPSLVIRSLNHYVEAYRELVDGMILDMMLPLLPSASEEDYMLMVSLKTGALFEKSIAIGATLAGGSELQVSKLSEYAQLAAQAFQVRDDVLGLFGGEEVGKPIGSDLREGKRTLIVIKALEGATQDDRIKLQRLLGKRDLTIQEVEEAKRIIISTGALNYAQAKALKLVEAAKQKLKEAKPPLNKEAEAFFIELTDFFIERSY, encoded by the coding sequence GTGAATAACGCTTTGAACGAGTACTTTAACGCTAAGATCAAGGAACTCAGTGAAAGGGTGAATAACGCTTTGAACGAGTACTTTAACGCTAAGATTGAGGAGGCTCGAAGGATTAGCGTTAACCATTACGAGTACTACTCTAAGCTTAAGGATTTCGTTTTACGTGGAGGTAAGAGGTTAAGGCCTGTATCGCTAATTATGGCTTACAAGGGCATTAAAGGTGTAATCGACGAGGGCGTGGTGAGGGCCTCGTTATGCGTTGAGCTTCTCCACAACTCAAGCCTCATCCACGACGATATAATGGATAGGGACGAGTATAGGAGGGGGGAGCCTACCTTTCACGCCCTTTATAGGGAATGGTATAGGCGGGTTAAGGCTGAGTTAAATGAGCACTTCGGAGTATCGATGGGGATCCTTGGGGGTGATTCCCTATTCAACATGGGGTTCGAGATCTTAAGTAACGCACCCTTCCACCCAAGCTTGGTTATAAGGTCGCTTAACCATTATGTAGAGGCGTATAGGGAGCTGGTGGATGGGATGATCCTCGATATGATGCTCCCCCTCCTACCATCAGCTAGCGAGGAGGACTACATGTTAATGGTTTCCCTTAAAACTGGGGCCCTATTTGAGAAGTCGATAGCTATAGGCGCAACTCTAGCTGGGGGGAGTGAATTGCAGGTAAGTAAACTAAGCGAGTACGCCCAATTAGCAGCTCAAGCCTTTCAAGTGAGGGACGACGTACTTGGGCTCTTTGGAGGGGAGGAGGTGGGGAAACCTATTGGTAGTGATCTACGCGAGGGTAAAAGGACCTTGATAGTTATTAAAGCCTTAGAGGGTGCGACTCAGGACGACAGGATTAAGCTTCAAAGGCTTTTAGGTAAGCGTGACTTAACGATCCAAGAAGTTGAGGAGGCTAAACGCATCATTATCTCTACGGGCGCCTTAAACTACGCTCAGGCTAAGGCGTTAAAGCTTGTTGAAGCGGCTAAACAAAAGTTAAAGGAGGCCAAACCCCCCTTAAACAAGGAGGCTGAGGCCTTCTTTATAGAGCTAACGGACTTCTTCATTGAGCGAAGCTACTAG